One part of the Bdellovibrio bacteriovorus genome encodes these proteins:
- a CDS encoding ABC transporter permease, which produces MLELLKISWRNLFRNPRRTWASLCTVALGAAGLLIYQGFNTGVMNQYRENVIHGYYGYGQVFPQNYFGKVHETPWKLWFENADEIEKQIRSSASVTEVFPRVSFYSFIVKGGITLGGKGEGVIPERENKFFTEMNFIEGHDLQGQDQIILGKGLAESIDAKTGDVVTLLTQTVNGQLNGADLTVAGIFFTGKKVIDDSFYRVDLKQAQALLDTTRVEMFSLATKGVEAWPSVDADLRKANPSLEAVPFEILDKNYYQNSVDFLNAQFSFIRSIILVIVAMGIFNVISTGLLERAGEMGALRANGEKRSRLFKILMIENSLLGILGGFLGICIAVVVDATLLRQGIPMPPAPGITRQFFVFLDIQPSHYLQALLLPMIATVVASLWPVRKLLKKSIPELLRST; this is translated from the coding sequence ATGTTGGAACTGTTGAAAATCTCCTGGCGCAATCTGTTCAGAAATCCTCGTCGCACCTGGGCCAGCCTTTGTACGGTGGCTTTGGGGGCTGCAGGCTTGTTGATTTATCAGGGCTTTAACACCGGCGTGATGAACCAGTACCGCGAAAACGTCATTCATGGATACTACGGTTATGGTCAGGTGTTCCCGCAGAACTATTTCGGCAAAGTTCACGAAACCCCGTGGAAGCTGTGGTTTGAAAATGCCGATGAAATCGAAAAGCAGATCCGCAGTTCTGCATCTGTGACGGAAGTCTTCCCGCGCGTGTCGTTTTATTCTTTTATCGTCAAGGGCGGCATCACCTTGGGTGGTAAAGGCGAAGGGGTGATTCCAGAGCGTGAAAACAAGTTCTTCACGGAAATGAACTTCATCGAAGGCCACGACTTGCAAGGACAGGATCAAATCATTCTTGGCAAAGGTCTGGCGGAAAGCATCGACGCGAAAACCGGGGATGTGGTGACTTTGCTGACCCAGACTGTGAATGGTCAACTAAATGGGGCGGACCTGACCGTGGCCGGGATCTTCTTTACCGGAAAGAAAGTCATCGATGATTCCTTCTATCGTGTCGATCTGAAGCAGGCGCAGGCGCTGCTTGATACCACTCGTGTTGAGATGTTCTCGTTGGCAACAAAGGGTGTGGAAGCTTGGCCGTCGGTGGATGCGGATTTGCGCAAAGCCAATCCGTCTTTGGAGGCGGTGCCCTTTGAGATTCTGGACAAGAACTACTATCAGAACTCGGTGGACTTCCTGAATGCGCAGTTCTCCTTCATCCGATCCATCATTCTGGTGATTGTGGCGATGGGGATCTTTAATGTGATCTCCACAGGCTTGCTGGAAAGAGCGGGCGAGATGGGCGCTCTTCGTGCTAATGGTGAAAAGCGCAGCCGTCTGTTTAAGATCCTGATGATCGAAAACAGTTTGCTTGGCATTTTGGGCGGTTTCCTGGGTATTTGTATTGCGGTTGTAGTGGATGCGACCCTGCTTCGCCAGGGGATTCCGATGCCACCGGCTCCGGGGATCACCCGTCAGTTCTTTGTATTCCTGGATATTCAGCCCAGCCACTATCTGCAGGCGCTGCTGTTGCCGATGATCGCGACAGTGGTGGCAAGTTTGTGGCCGGTGCGA